The following are encoded together in the Vibrio splendidus genome:
- the ubiH gene encoding 2-octaprenyl-6-methoxyphenyl hydroxylase: MAQYDVVIAGGAMAGATLALALNHLSQGSLSIAVVEPYQVDHQAHPGFDSRSIALSYGTVQILDSLHLWQSIAPVATPIKDIHVSDRGHAGMTDIYSEELAVDALGYVVELADVGRIYQQKLESEAAITMFCPESVSKVEREDSLTTIELTSGQTITTKLLVAADGAISTCCQQLNISLNEHDFEQVAVIANIVASEPHQGRAFERFTHHGPVALLPMSDNRLSLVWCLSPEQAQKVMTLNDNEFIEQLQNDFGWRLGRLEKVGKRASYPLILRHRQQNISHRFAIIGNAAQTLHPIAGQGFNLGIRDVASLAEELCTQLDDVGRYNGLVNFRKRREQDRDTTITLTSSLVHLFSNDFLTARIGRNLGLAVIDNLPPLKGPLLRHTLGLVER, encoded by the coding sequence ATGGCTCAGTATGATGTTGTAATTGCTGGTGGCGCAATGGCAGGGGCGACCTTAGCCCTTGCTCTGAATCACCTCAGTCAAGGTTCACTGTCGATCGCGGTAGTAGAGCCTTATCAGGTTGATCATCAAGCTCATCCTGGCTTTGATTCTCGTTCGATCGCTTTGTCTTATGGCACGGTGCAGATCCTTGATTCTTTGCATTTGTGGCAATCTATCGCACCGGTAGCAACCCCGATTAAAGATATCCATGTATCGGATAGAGGGCATGCCGGAATGACGGACATCTACAGTGAAGAGCTTGCTGTTGATGCGCTTGGCTACGTGGTGGAGTTGGCGGATGTGGGGCGAATCTATCAGCAGAAGCTTGAGTCCGAAGCTGCAATTACGATGTTTTGCCCTGAGTCTGTCAGTAAAGTCGAACGTGAAGACTCGCTAACGACGATTGAGCTGACAAGTGGGCAAACCATAACGACTAAGTTACTGGTTGCAGCTGACGGTGCTATCTCAACCTGTTGTCAGCAACTCAATATCTCATTGAATGAGCATGACTTTGAACAAGTTGCTGTGATTGCCAATATCGTGGCTAGCGAACCTCACCAAGGTCGCGCATTTGAGCGTTTTACTCATCATGGGCCAGTCGCTCTATTACCGATGAGTGACAACCGTTTGTCGCTGGTTTGGTGTTTGTCACCGGAGCAAGCGCAAAAAGTGATGACGCTAAACGACAACGAATTTATTGAGCAGTTGCAGAATGACTTTGGTTGGCGACTTGGCCGACTCGAGAAGGTAGGCAAGCGTGCCAGTTACCCACTGATTCTTCGTCATCGTCAGCAAAATATCTCTCATCGATTTGCGATTATTGGTAATGCCGCTCAAACGCTTCACCCAATTGCAGGACAAGGCTTTAATCTTGGCATTCGTGATGTGGCTTCCTTGGCGGAAGAGTTGTGTACTCAACTCGATGATGTTGGGCGTTACAATGGGCTTGTTAACTTTAGAAAACGTAGAGAACAAGATAGAGACACGACGATTACGCTGACATCAAGCCTAGTCCATTTATTCTCAAACGATTTTTTGACCGCTCGCATTGGGCGTAATCTTGGGTTAGCCGTAATTGATAACCTTCCACCACTTAAAGGTCCACTTTTGCGTCATACGCTTGGCCTAGTAGAAAGATAA
- a CDS encoding 5-formyltetrahydrofolate cyclo-ligase: MKTLTRSEFRKQIRIKRNALSGDQQTQSSIDLVKQCMQLDEIQSAQHIALYISIDGELDTQPLIEWLWAQGKQTYLPVLHPFSAGHLLFLHYSPTTPTVLNKYGIVEPQLNQMLVKPCQQLDLIVTPLVGFDSQGHRLGMGGGYYDRTLARWFETGEGATPIGLAHDCQHVDTLPIEEWDIPLPKIVTPSKTWQWENSH; encoded by the coding sequence ATGAAGACGCTCACACGCAGCGAATTTCGCAAACAGATCCGTATCAAACGCAATGCCTTATCTGGCGACCAACAAACTCAATCCAGTATAGACTTAGTTAAGCAGTGCATGCAGCTTGATGAGATTCAGTCAGCTCAACATATTGCCCTCTATATCTCTATCGATGGCGAACTCGATACCCAGCCGTTAATTGAATGGTTATGGGCGCAAGGCAAGCAAACTTATTTACCAGTATTACACCCCTTCTCTGCCGGACATCTGCTGTTTCTACATTACTCTCCAACCACACCCACTGTTTTGAATAAGTACGGCATTGTCGAACCTCAACTCAATCAAATGCTGGTTAAACCTTGTCAGCAACTCGATCTCATTGTGACTCCCCTTGTAGGCTTTGACTCTCAAGGGCATCGCTTAGGCATGGGCGGCGGATATTACGATCGTACCTTGGCTCGATGGTTTGAGACTGGTGAAGGCGCAACGCCAATTGGTTTGGCTCATGATTGCCAGCATGTCGATACACTGCCAATTGAAGAATGGGACATTCCGTTACCTAAAATCGTGACTCCGAGTAAGACTTGGCAATGGGAAAACAGCCATTAA
- a CDS encoding YecA/YgfB family protein — MSETTLPDYLTVATELQSASLAVNPAEMHGLLTGMLSGGLNLADKSWQPLIFDYTNEGMGWPDRALTLAEATLKVTTSEITGSGMELSMLLPDEDASASLFDLADGVSDWINHFISGLGLVGAQLNKASDGTKEALADLEEMAKLGIDEEDDMEEQAQLLEHVIEHVKACALTIHAEFGARPSEDAAPTIH; from the coding sequence ATGAGCGAAACTACTTTACCTGACTACCTAACGGTTGCGACTGAACTTCAATCGGCAAGCCTAGCCGTAAACCCTGCTGAGATGCATGGTTTATTAACGGGTATGTTGAGCGGAGGCTTAAACCTGGCAGATAAAAGCTGGCAACCACTGATCTTTGATTACACCAATGAAGGTATGGGCTGGCCAGATCGCGCATTAACGCTTGCGGAAGCAACGCTAAAAGTAACGACCAGCGAAATCACAGGTTCAGGCATGGAGCTGTCTATGTTGTTGCCGGACGAAGACGCAAGCGCAAGCCTGTTTGATCTTGCGGACGGTGTGTCTGATTGGATTAACCACTTTATTTCTGGCTTAGGCTTGGTTGGGGCTCAATTGAATAAAGCGTCTGACGGTACCAAAGAAGCTTTGGCTGATCTTGAAGAGATGGCAAAGCTGGGTATCGATGAAGAAGATGATATGGAAGAGCAGGCGCAGCTTCTAGAGCACGTTATTGAACACGTAAAAGCGTGTGCGCTAACGATTCATGCTGAATTCGGTGCTCGCCCATCTGAAGATGCGGCTCCAACCATTCATTAA
- a CDS encoding aminoacyl-tRNA deacylase: protein METLITQWLDQQQVNYRLLMQSKPTTSIEETAQERGIDASQMVKCILLKDMGNQYALACTAGDRSVDPKKVRSVLNCRRMTCVSLADVETITGFKAGCVGPLALKRYMPIIFDPSIQKNSTVTISSGDRMAGVALDPNDLMALCAPTVADISR from the coding sequence GTGGAAACACTGATTACACAATGGCTGGATCAACAGCAGGTGAACTATCGCCTGCTGATGCAAAGTAAACCAACCACCAGCATCGAAGAAACAGCTCAAGAGCGAGGCATCGACGCCTCTCAAATGGTGAAGTGTATTTTGCTCAAGGATATGGGCAACCAATATGCGTTGGCCTGTACTGCTGGTGATCGCTCTGTCGACCCCAAGAAAGTACGCTCGGTACTGAATTGCCGTCGAATGACCTGTGTATCACTCGCTGATGTTGAAACGATCACAGGCTTTAAGGCTGGGTGTGTTGGCCCTCTTGCTCTAAAGAGATACATGCCGATCATTTTTGATCCTTCAATTCAAAAAAACTCGACGGTTACTATTAGCTCGGGTGATCGAATGGCTGGTGTTGCGCTGGATCCCAATGATCTTATGGCCCTTTGCGCACCAACCGTTGCTGACATCAGTCGATGA
- a CDS encoding LysR family transcriptional regulator ArgP, with product MRGLDYKWIEALDAVVKQRSFERAAEQLYISQSAVSQRIKQLEKWLAQPALVRESPPRPTPAGKKLLGLYRRVRLLEHELVPELMNEEGTQPLSLSIATNADSLATWLLPALSDVMNSRQVELNLAIHGESRTIEKIKSGEVAGAISLEPQPIPGCSADYLGRMDYVCVANPSFHQRYFSDGVNYSTLTKAPAVSYDQYDDLHKKFLHDHFNVPRDSVINHTVGSSEAFVRLALSGVAYCLIPRLQIIEELESGALIDITPGFLLSYRIYWHHWQLESGVLKEISQAILNYAHNHLPQ from the coding sequence ATGCGTGGATTGGATTATAAATGGATAGAAGCACTGGATGCTGTGGTGAAACAACGCAGTTTTGAAAGGGCAGCCGAGCAGTTATATATTTCCCAGTCTGCGGTGTCTCAACGCATCAAACAACTGGAAAAATGGTTAGCTCAACCCGCGCTTGTGAGAGAAAGCCCACCAAGGCCAACACCAGCAGGAAAAAAACTGTTGGGTTTGTATCGTCGTGTTCGCTTGTTAGAGCACGAGCTTGTCCCAGAGTTGATGAACGAAGAGGGAACTCAGCCTCTTTCTCTGTCTATTGCGACCAATGCTGATAGCTTGGCGACATGGTTACTTCCTGCGTTATCTGATGTGATGAATTCACGTCAAGTTGAGTTGAACCTCGCGATTCATGGTGAATCAAGAACCATTGAGAAGATTAAAAGTGGTGAGGTTGCTGGGGCAATCAGCCTCGAACCTCAACCTATTCCGGGTTGCAGTGCGGACTATCTTGGAAGAATGGATTATGTGTGTGTGGCGAACCCTAGCTTCCATCAACGTTACTTCTCTGATGGAGTGAACTATTCAACACTAACCAAAGCCCCAGCGGTTTCGTACGACCAATACGATGATCTGCATAAGAAGTTTTTGCATGATCATTTTAACGTCCCGAGAGATAGTGTGATCAATCATACTGTCGGCAGCTCAGAAGCATTTGTACGCTTGGCATTGTCGGGCGTTGCCTACTGTTTGATTCCTCGATTGCAGATTATCGAGGAGCTAGAGTCTGGTGCTTTGATTGATATTACGCCCGGCTTTTTGTTGTCCTATCGAATCTATTGGCACCATTGGCAATTAGAGAGCGGGGTATTAAAAGAGATCTCTCAAGCGATATTAAATTATGCCCACAACCACTTACCTCAGTAA
- a CDS encoding LysE/ArgO family amino acid transporter, which yields MNFWVLLQGFGLGASMIIPIGAQNAYVLNQGIKRNHHLTTATICSLLDTLFISLGIFGGGAILSQNELLLTSVTLGGIAFLTVYGLLSLRSAFRTRTSDESKREILARGKRTVVLGALAVTVLNPHLYLDTVVILGSIGGQFEGNDRIAFAMGTILASFVWFYSLSLGAAKLGPTLSKPKVKKGIDIAVATMMFAIALVLANGLIEQYG from the coding sequence ATGAATTTTTGGGTTTTATTACAAGGTTTTGGTCTAGGGGCGAGCATGATCATCCCTATTGGCGCTCAGAATGCGTACGTCTTAAATCAAGGGATTAAACGCAATCACCACCTAACCACAGCGACGATTTGTAGCCTACTCGATACCTTGTTCATCTCATTGGGTATCTTTGGTGGCGGAGCGATCCTGTCGCAAAATGAATTACTGCTCACCTCAGTGACACTGGGTGGTATCGCATTCCTAACCGTTTATGGTTTATTGTCACTGCGCAGTGCGTTCAGAACGCGCACCAGTGATGAATCAAAGAGAGAGATATTGGCTCGTGGCAAGCGCACCGTTGTTTTAGGTGCATTGGCAGTAACCGTATTAAACCCACATCTTTATTTAGATACTGTAGTGATTCTTGGATCCATAGGCGGGCAGTTTGAAGGCAACGATAGAATAGCTTTTGCTATGGGGACTATCTTAGCTTCATTCGTGTGGTTTTACTCTTTGTCATTAGGCGCTGCAAAGCTAGGCCCAACGTTATCGAAACCCAAAGTAAAGAAAGGCATCGATATCGCGGTAGCAACCATGATGTTCGCTATTGCACTTGTACTCGCCAATGGACTCATTGAGCAGTACGGCTAA
- a CDS encoding protein YgfX, whose protein sequence is MLQWLIKLSRITSARFVKLQLKPSYSALFAKGTVSGCLLFFIVFSSIPLVVALYCLALMFSLFKANHVILNTAHGCFDYKEDGEIRLNDQSYTLKSVDKIWAQFFVKLKFECGHSVMLWRDSCREREYRHFLVNLQRSHEANENAR, encoded by the coding sequence ATGCTTCAATGGTTGATAAAATTGTCGCGCATAACCTCAGCAAGGTTCGTTAAGCTTCAGCTTAAACCTTCATATTCCGCATTATTTGCAAAAGGCACTGTTTCTGGGTGCCTTTTGTTTTTCATCGTCTTTTCTTCTATCCCGCTCGTTGTTGCCCTCTATTGTTTAGCTTTAATGTTCAGTTTGTTTAAAGCCAATCATGTAATCTTGAATACAGCACATGGATGCTTTGATTATAAAGAAGATGGCGAGATTCGACTCAATGACCAATCCTACACACTTAAGTCTGTTGATAAGATCTGGGCACAGTTTTTCGTCAAACTAAAATTCGAATGTGGGCATTCGGTAATGCTTTGGCGTGATAGTTGTCGTGAGCGTGAATATCGCCACTTTCTGGTGAACTTACAACGATCGCACGAGGCAAATGAGAACGCGAGATAA
- the serA gene encoding phosphoglycerate dehydrogenase codes for MAKVSLEKEKIKILLLEGLHPSSVEVLQAAGYTNIEYHKGSLPEDELLEAVKDAHFIGIRSRTNISQEVIDAAEKLVAVGCFCIGTNQVNLQAAAKRGIPVFNAPFSNTRSVAELVLGQVLLLLRGIPEKNALAHRGIWKKSADNSYEARGKRLGIIGYGHIGTQLGIIAENLGMRVYFYDIENKLSLGNATQVHTMTDLLNKCDVISLHVPETNETKNMMGKEEFERMKPGSIFINAARGTVVDIPALCGALDSGHLSGAAIDVFPTEPKTNADPFESPLMQFDNVILTPHVGGSTQEAQENIGVEVAGKLAKYSDNGSTLSSVNFPEVSLPLHTGASRLLHIHENRPGILTQINTIFAEEGINIAGQYLQTAADMGYVVIDVEANRSEEALLKLKEIEGTIRARLLH; via the coding sequence ATGGCCAAAGTTTCACTGGAAAAAGAAAAAATTAAAATTCTACTTCTAGAGGGTCTTCACCCTTCTTCTGTAGAAGTACTGCAAGCCGCTGGTTACACAAACATTGAGTACCATAAAGGCTCACTACCTGAAGATGAACTTCTTGAAGCAGTGAAAGATGCTCATTTCATTGGTATCCGTTCTCGCACCAACATCTCCCAAGAAGTTATTGATGCAGCTGAAAAGCTAGTTGCAGTCGGTTGTTTCTGTATTGGTACTAACCAAGTTAACCTTCAAGCGGCAGCAAAACGCGGTATCCCTGTTTTCAATGCACCGTTCTCAAACACTCGAAGCGTTGCTGAGCTGGTTCTTGGTCAAGTTCTATTGCTACTACGCGGTATCCCAGAGAAGAATGCTCTTGCTCACCGTGGTATCTGGAAAAAGAGTGCTGACAACTCTTACGAGGCTCGTGGTAAGCGTTTAGGTATTATTGGCTACGGTCACATTGGTACTCAGCTGGGTATTATTGCTGAAAACCTGGGTATGCGAGTTTACTTTTACGATATCGAAAACAAGCTGTCTTTGGGTAACGCAACTCAAGTTCACACTATGACTGACTTGCTGAACAAGTGTGACGTGATCTCTTTGCACGTACCTGAAACCAATGAAACGAAGAACATGATGGGTAAAGAAGAGTTCGAGCGCATGAAGCCTGGTTCTATCTTTATCAATGCTGCACGTGGCACGGTAGTAGATATCCCAGCTCTGTGCGGCGCCCTAGATTCTGGTCACCTTTCAGGTGCAGCAATCGATGTATTCCCAACGGAACCAAAAACCAATGCTGACCCATTTGAGTCACCATTGATGCAGTTCGATAACGTGATCCTAACGCCTCACGTGGGTGGTTCAACTCAAGAAGCACAAGAGAACATCGGTGTTGAAGTAGCAGGTAAGCTTGCAAAATACTCTGATAATGGCTCAACGCTATCAAGTGTTAACTTCCCTGAAGTATCATTACCACTGCATACAGGTGCTTCTCGCCTGCTGCACATTCACGAAAACCGTCCGGGTATCCTAACTCAAATTAACACCATCTTCGCAGAGGAAGGGATTAACATCGCAGGTCAGTACTTACAAACTGCAGCAGATATGGGTTATGTGGTTATCGACGTGGAAGCGAATCGTTCAGAAGAAGCTCTGCTTAAACTGAAAGAGATCGAAGGCACAATTCGTGCTCGTCTACTTCACTAA
- the zapA gene encoding cell division protein ZapA, with protein MSNQAVDVEILGKLTRVNCPPGQEESLIAAAADLDNRLKEMAERTKVTNEVKLLTIAALNICYELQTKKFEANDEQNALTERMEQLTTSLSDVLSKVKHGQQ; from the coding sequence ATGAGTAATCAAGCGGTAGACGTTGAAATATTAGGAAAACTGACTCGAGTGAATTGTCCCCCAGGGCAAGAAGAGTCATTGATTGCAGCGGCGGCCGATCTTGATAATCGATTGAAAGAGATGGCTGAACGTACTAAGGTAACCAATGAAGTGAAGCTGCTAACGATCGCAGCTCTGAACATTTGCTATGAATTACAAACGAAGAAGTTTGAAGCAAATGATGAACAAAACGCACTGACCGAGCGAATGGAACAGCTCACGACATCACTTTCAGATGTCCTCAGTAAAGTTAAGCACGGACAGCAATAG
- a CDS encoding DUF1107 domain-containing protein has translation MRLFKRYTPSMIAKHVSRLFKGRIYIYGVGKFEFDNGKLVLPDRAERRHFQTVKEINSEIMKLRCAYA, from the coding sequence ATGAGACTGTTTAAGCGCTATACACCGAGTATGATTGCTAAACATGTAAGTCGACTTTTCAAAGGACGAATCTACATTTACGGCGTAGGAAAATTTGAGTTTGATAACGGTAAACTCGTGCTGCCAGACCGAGCAGAAAGGCGTCACTTTCAAACGGTAAAAGAAATAAATAGTGAAATCATGAAACTGCGCTGCGCATACGCATGA
- the rpiA gene encoding ribose-5-phosphate isomerase RpiA: protein MTQDEMKKAAGWAALQYVEEGSIVGVGTGSTVNHFIDALGTMKEKIKGAVSSSVASTEKLEALEIKVFECNDVFKLDIYVDGADEINGSRDMIKGGGAALTREKIVAAISDKFICIVDGTKAVDVLGKFPLPVEVIPMARSYVARELVKLGGDPVYREGCTTDNGNMILDVYGMAIENPKQLEDIINGIAGVVTVGLFAHRGADVVITGTPEGAKIEE from the coding sequence ATGACTCAAGATGAAATGAAAAAAGCAGCTGGCTGGGCAGCACTTCAATATGTTGAAGAAGGCAGCATTGTAGGTGTAGGTACTGGCTCTACAGTAAATCACTTCATCGACGCACTGGGCACAATGAAAGAAAAAATCAAAGGTGCGGTTTCAAGCTCTGTAGCCTCTACTGAAAAACTAGAAGCGCTAGAAATCAAAGTATTTGAGTGTAATGACGTATTCAAGTTAGACATCTATGTTGATGGCGCAGATGAGATCAACGGTTCACGCGACATGATCAAAGGCGGCGGTGCAGCTTTGACTCGTGAAAAAATCGTAGCGGCTATCTCGGATAAGTTTATTTGTATTGTTGACGGTACTAAAGCCGTTGATGTGTTGGGTAAATTCCCACTGCCTGTTGAAGTTATCCCAATGGCACGTTCATATGTTGCACGTGAACTAGTAAAGCTTGGTGGTGACCCAGTTTACCGCGAAGGTTGCACAACTGATAATGGCAACATGATCCTAGATGTATACGGCATGGCGATCGAAAACCCGAAACAATTAGAAGATATCATCAACGGTATCGCTGGTGTGGTTACGGTTGGTCTATTTGCTCACCGTGGTGCTGATGTGGTTATCACAGGCACACCTGAAGGTGCAAAAATTGAAGAATAA
- a CDS encoding FAD-dependent 2-octaprenylphenol hydroxylase — MMQSVDIAIVGGGMVGLALAAALKDSDLRIAVIEGRAPSEGLSELPDVRVSALSRSSEVILRNLGAWQGIEQRRAAPYQAMEVWEQDSFARIEFDSTRLAQPNLGHIVENRVIQLALLDQVKKQDNVSLYMPATCKTMAIGESEAWLTLDNGQALTAKLVVGADGANSWVRKQQDIPLTHWDYGHSAIVANIKTTEQHHSVARQIFTPQGPLAFLPMQPSHMSSIVWSTEPNRAEKLVSMSDADFNKQLTAEFDSKLGLCEVVGERFAFPLRMRYARDFAVERVALVGDAAHTIHPLAGQGVNLGLLDAASLAQELLTLWAAGEDIGTKRNLRGYERWRKAEAAKMIASMQGFKDLFEGDNPAKKLIRGIGMKLAGQLPGAKDEIMKRALGLSGNLPDLAKRPVTHQ; from the coding sequence ATGATGCAAAGTGTTGATATCGCGATTGTTGGTGGAGGCATGGTTGGCCTAGCGCTTGCTGCTGCGTTGAAAGACAGTGACCTAAGAATTGCCGTCATTGAAGGCAGGGCACCCAGTGAAGGGCTTAGCGAATTGCCTGATGTGCGTGTGTCGGCATTGAGCCGCTCTAGTGAAGTGATTCTTCGTAACCTAGGCGCATGGCAAGGCATTGAACAAAGACGTGCTGCACCTTACCAAGCGATGGAGGTGTGGGAACAAGATAGCTTTGCTCGTATTGAGTTTGACTCGACACGTTTGGCTCAGCCGAATCTCGGTCATATTGTTGAGAACCGTGTGATTCAACTCGCACTGCTTGATCAGGTGAAGAAGCAAGATAATGTCAGCCTGTACATGCCCGCGACGTGCAAAACGATGGCGATTGGTGAAAGCGAAGCATGGCTAACGCTAGATAATGGCCAAGCACTGACCGCTAAGTTGGTTGTTGGAGCGGACGGCGCAAACTCTTGGGTTCGCAAACAACAAGATATCCCATTAACACATTGGGATTACGGACACAGCGCGATTGTCGCGAATATCAAGACCACAGAGCAACACCACAGCGTTGCTCGTCAGATATTCACACCACAAGGGCCATTGGCATTCCTACCAATGCAGCCAAGCCACATGAGCTCGATAGTTTGGTCTACGGAGCCTAATCGTGCCGAGAAGCTTGTATCCATGTCGGATGCTGATTTTAATAAGCAGCTAACGGCAGAGTTCGACTCAAAACTTGGTTTATGTGAAGTGGTTGGTGAGCGTTTTGCCTTCCCATTACGTATGCGCTATGCACGTGACTTTGCTGTAGAGCGTGTCGCTTTGGTTGGTGATGCTGCTCATACGATTCATCCGTTAGCAGGGCAAGGCGTGAACCTTGGCCTATTAGACGCAGCAAGCTTAGCGCAAGAGCTGTTAACGCTTTGGGCTGCTGGCGAGGACATTGGTACTAAACGTAACCTTCGTGGCTATGAACGCTGGAGAAAAGCTGAGGCGGCGAAGATGATTGCGTCAATGCAGGGCTTTAAAGATCTGTTTGAAGGCGATAACCCAGCCAAGAAGCTGATTCGTGGTATCGGTATGAAGCTCGCGGGTCAATTACCGGGTGCGAAAGATGAAATCATGAAGCGAGCACTGGGTTTGTCAGGCAATCTTCCTGATCTAGCCAAGCGTCCAGTTACGCACCAATAA
- the ygfZ gene encoding tRNA-modifying protein YgfZ, translating to MDWKNTFQPLAHTQNESLPELMMTHVSDWSAITMIGDDKKSYLQGQVTCDVVTLPNDESTLGAHCDAKGKVWSIFRLFHHNGGYALMQPKSAIEVELVEIKKYAVFSKIDIEQTSDVVIGIMGTSANQYVDSIAEGQGKVRTISGGTAVQVSDNRWALLVTQEAAEALVSSSSAEKVSEALWQYHEILDAQPNLSKAEQNEHIPQALNLQAIGGISFSKGCYTGQETVARAKYRGMNKREMRIVSGTTSDVLSLENTIELERSVGENWRGAGRLLNVYQFADNHAMGLMVLPNNLDDDVQLRLTAQPDQTWNILPLPYSLDDE from the coding sequence ATGGATTGGAAAAACACATTTCAGCCGCTCGCTCATACGCAAAATGAATCGCTTCCAGAACTGATGATGACACACGTGTCGGATTGGAGCGCAATCACCATGATAGGCGATGACAAAAAGTCGTACCTACAAGGTCAAGTTACGTGCGATGTCGTCACTCTTCCTAATGATGAATCTACATTAGGTGCGCATTGTGATGCGAAAGGAAAGGTTTGGAGTATCTTTCGTTTGTTCCACCACAATGGTGGTTACGCTCTTATGCAGCCTAAATCGGCAATTGAAGTCGAGTTAGTTGAAATCAAGAAATACGCCGTGTTCTCTAAAATTGATATCGAGCAGACGTCTGACGTTGTTATCGGAATCATGGGCACTTCAGCGAACCAATACGTTGATTCGATTGCAGAGGGTCAAGGTAAAGTGCGTACTATCTCTGGTGGTACAGCCGTTCAAGTCTCAGACAACCGTTGGGCTCTACTTGTTACTCAAGAAGCAGCCGAAGCCTTGGTATCAAGCAGCTCAGCTGAAAAAGTATCGGAAGCGCTTTGGCAGTATCATGAAATTCTTGATGCTCAGCCTAACCTATCAAAAGCAGAGCAAAACGAGCACATCCCTCAAGCTCTTAACCTACAAGCGATTGGCGGTATCAGCTTTTCAAAGGGCTGCTACACAGGTCAAGAAACGGTTGCTCGTGCCAAGTACCGTGGCATGAACAAGCGTGAGATGCGCATTGTTTCTGGGACAACTTCAGATGTACTGTCTCTAGAGAATACGATTGAACTTGAACGTAGCGTTGGTGAGAACTGGCGTGGTGCAGGCCGACTATTAAACGTCTATCAATTTGCTGATAACCACGCGATGGGTTTGATGGTGTTACCAAACAACCTTGATGACGATGTTCAGCTTCGACTGACCGCGCAGCCTGATCAAACATGGAATATCCTGCCACTGCCTTACAGCCTTGACGACGAGTAA
- a CDS encoding oxidative stress defense protein gives MKFVPKMLATSLTLTAALSAVSFPSLADSPSFPHISTTGYGEVIATPDMATFSVRVVESTMTAEQAKNTVDKVVTGFLNKLHQAGVDEANVHSSNLYLSPQYHYPKNGKPELVGYRASRNVTVQVNELANLNDYMDIAIGQGINQIDNIQLQVRDQAKYQEQARLEAIKDATSKAKSLASGFERELGDVWRVDYNAQSSQPVLMRSMAMDARTESNSYEDSTITIRDRVNVIYQLEE, from the coding sequence ATGAAGTTTGTACCAAAGATGTTAGCAACGTCTCTTACTCTTACTGCAGCATTGAGTGCTGTGAGTTTTCCATCATTGGCTGACTCGCCATCTTTTCCGCATATTTCAACGACAGGCTATGGTGAAGTGATCGCGACACCAGACATGGCGACATTTTCAGTTAGAGTCGTGGAATCGACGATGACTGCTGAACAGGCTAAAAACACAGTTGATAAAGTGGTGACTGGCTTTCTAAATAAGCTACATCAAGCGGGTGTTGATGAGGCGAATGTACACAGCTCTAACCTGTATTTATCTCCTCAATATCATTACCCGAAAAATGGTAAACCTGAACTGGTTGGTTACCGTGCGTCACGTAATGTGACCGTTCAAGTGAATGAGCTAGCCAACTTAAATGACTACATGGATATTGCCATCGGGCAGGGTATTAACCAGATCGATAATATCCAACTTCAAGTTCGTGACCAAGCTAAGTATCAGGAGCAAGCGCGCTTGGAGGCCATTAAAGATGCGACATCAAAAGCTAAATCATTGGCGAGTGGTTTTGAGCGCGAGTTAGGTGATGTATGGCGCGTAGATTACAACGCACAATCTTCTCAGCCTGTATTGATGCGTTCAATGGCGATGGATGCGAGAACCGAGTCGAATTCTTATGAAGATTCGACGATCACCATTCGTGATCGAGTGAATGTGATCTATCAACTAGAAGAGTAG
- a CDS encoding FAD assembly factor SdhE, with translation MYTAEQKARIKWGCRRGMLELDVVIMPFFEECFDSLQEQEQREFVSLLECDDPDLFTWVMGHGRSENLGHASMVDKIVAHNLSKVR, from the coding sequence ATGTACACTGCAGAGCAGAAAGCACGAATTAAATGGGGTTGCCGTCGTGGCATGTTAGAACTTGATGTAGTCATCATGCCATTTTTTGAAGAGTGTTTTGATTCATTGCAAGAGCAGGAACAGCGTGAGTTTGTTTCTCTACTTGAGTGTGATGACCCAGATTTGTTTACTTGGGTTATGGGACATGGGCGCAGTGAAAATCTAGGCCATGCTTCAATGGTTGATAAAATTGTCGCGCATAACCTCAGCAAGGTTCGTTAA